One Caloramator mitchellensis DNA window includes the following coding sequences:
- the thiE gene encoding thiamine phosphate synthase, protein MKNVNYKLYLVTDRDVIGNRSFLECIEEALKGGVSILQLREKKISSLEFYDLALDAKKLTEKYDVPLIINDRVDIALAIDADGVHVGQEDLPVKVVRKIIGDAKILGVSVTNLEEAKRAIEDGADYLGVGAVFPTVTKKDANFTGIELLREIREKYSIPVVAIGGINEGNIEKLNGLCDGAAIISGILGQKDIKKAAEKINSKLIWIK, encoded by the coding sequence TTGAAGAATGTTAATTACAAATTATACCTTGTAACTGATAGGGATGTAATAGGAAACCGCAGCTTTTTAGAGTGTATTGAAGAGGCACTAAAAGGAGGCGTAAGCATACTGCAGCTAAGGGAAAAGAAAATATCATCCCTGGAGTTTTATGATTTGGCATTAGATGCTAAAAAGCTGACTGAAAAATATGATGTTCCTCTTATAATAAACGATAGAGTGGATATAGCACTTGCAATTGATGCAGATGGAGTTCATGTTGGACAAGAAGACCTTCCTGTAAAGGTAGTAAGAAAAATAATTGGCGATGCTAAAATACTCGGTGTGTCTGTAACAAATTTAGAAGAGGCTAAAAGGGCAATTGAGGACGGTGCAGATTATTTAGGAGTTGGAGCAGTATTTCCGACAGTCACAAAAAAGGATGCAAACTTTACTGGGATAGAACTTTTAAGGGAGATAAGAGAAAAATACAGCATTCCAGTTGTTGCAATAGGCGGAATAAATGAAGGCAACATAGAAAAGCTGAATGGACTTTGTGATGGTGCTGCTATAATATCTGGTATATTAGGACAGAAGGATATTAAAAAAGCTGCTGAAAAAATAAACTCCAAGCTTATTTGGATAAAATAG
- a CDS encoding DUF2442 domain-containing protein has translation MNSYRLPKEVEKYYEEGTKKIINVLATDDYSLIITFDNNEKRIFNMSDKLYGVFEFLRDINNFKRVFIDESGNIAWDKNPNLDSSVNWNNRIDICNDSIYIHSKPINSED, from the coding sequence ATGAATTCATATCGCCTTCCAAAAGAAGTAGAGAAATATTACGAAGAAGGAACGAAAAAAATAATCAACGTTTTAGCTACCGATGATTATTCTCTTATAATAACCTTTGATAATAACGAGAAAAGAATATTTAATATGAGTGACAAACTTTATGGAGTATTTGAGTTTTTGAGAGATATAAATAACTTCAAACGTGTATTCATTGATGAATCAGGAAATATTGCTTGGGATAAAAATCCTAATTTAGATTCTTCTGTTAACTGGAACAACAGAATTGATATTTGCAATGATTCTATATATATTCACTCAAAACCAATTAATAGTGAAGACTAA
- the thiM gene encoding hydroxyethylthiazole kinase, with amino-acid sequence MEMLKKACDGLSKIREKSPLVHHITNYVSVNDCANITLAIGASPVMSDEIEDILDLIKIANSLVLNIGTLNKRTVESMIYLGKEANKLNIPVVLDPVGAGATKLRTGTSLKILQEVKVRVLRGNMSEIKSLLGLSGNTKGVDSTEKMDDAEDVAILAAKKFNCTVGISGEVDVISDGERVVKVFNGNSILTRVTGTGCMVTSLTGCFLGAGCDGLTSSTAAYLIMGLAGERAYKESGDNIGTFKVRLFDEIFNINEDRLKEGGKVEEC; translated from the coding sequence ATGGAAATGTTAAAGAAAGCATGTGATGGATTATCAAAGATTAGAGAAAAAAGCCCACTTGTTCATCACATAACAAACTATGTTTCAGTAAACGATTGTGCCAACATAACTCTTGCAATTGGGGCATCGCCTGTTATGAGCGATGAAATTGAGGATATTCTGGATTTAATTAAAATTGCAAACTCACTTGTTTTAAACATTGGAACTTTAAACAAAAGAACTGTTGAATCGATGATTTATTTAGGCAAAGAAGCTAATAAATTAAATATTCCAGTAGTTTTAGACCCAGTTGGAGCTGGTGCAACAAAGTTAAGAACTGGAACTTCCCTTAAAATTTTACAGGAAGTTAAGGTGAGGGTATTAAGAGGCAACATGTCAGAAATAAAATCACTTTTAGGTTTGTCAGGAAACACTAAAGGTGTTGATTCAACAGAAAAAATGGATGATGCTGAAGATGTAGCGATATTAGCTGCAAAGAAATTCAACTGCACAGTTGGGATTTCAGGAGAAGTTGATGTAATAAGCGATGGGGAAAGAGTAGTTAAGGTTTTTAATGGTAACAGCATATTAACAAGGGTTACAGGGACAGGTTGCATGGTTACATCCTTAACAGGCTGCTTTTTAGGAGCAGGATGCGACGGTCTAACATCTTCAACTGCAGCATATCTAATTATGGGACTTGCTGGAGAAAGGGCATATAAGGAATCAGGCGATAATATAGGAACATTTAAAGTGAGGCTTTTTGATGAAATATTTAATATAAATGAAGATAGATTAAAAGAAGGTGGAAAGGTTGAAGAATGTTAA
- the nadC gene encoding carboxylating nicotinate-nucleotide diphosphorylase: MNLYTIDKIILDALNEDVTSEDLTTEAIIPNDSVSEAKLIAKQDGVIAGIFVFKRVFELLGSVEVETLFNDGAAVKYGDVICRLNGNTKNMLIGERTALNFIQRMSGISTLTSEFVKRIEGTKAVLLDTRKTTPNLRILEKYATRIGGAVNHRFNLSDGILIKDNHIKAAGSITKAVELVRKRYSNLKRIEVETESLDMVKEALDCKADIIMLDNMNLELIKQSVELINGRALIEVSGNVNLDTVSDIAKTGVDFISTGAITHSYKSMDLSLRIM; the protein is encoded by the coding sequence ATGAACTTATATACTATTGATAAAATAATTTTAGACGCTCTAAATGAAGATGTTACGTCCGAGGACTTAACTACTGAAGCTATAATTCCAAATGATTCAGTATCAGAGGCAAAACTTATAGCAAAGCAGGATGGGGTCATAGCAGGAATTTTTGTTTTTAAAAGGGTTTTTGAACTATTAGGCAGTGTTGAAGTAGAAACTTTATTTAACGATGGTGCAGCAGTAAAATATGGCGATGTAATATGCCGATTAAATGGAAATACAAAGAATATGCTGATTGGCGAAAGAACAGCACTAAACTTTATTCAAAGGATGTCCGGTATTTCCACCCTGACAAGTGAATTTGTTAAAAGAATAGAAGGAACAAAAGCAGTATTGCTTGATACAAGAAAAACAACTCCAAACCTTAGAATACTTGAAAAGTATGCAACAAGAATCGGCGGTGCTGTAAATCATAGATTTAATCTCTCCGATGGGATACTTATAAAGGATAACCACATAAAAGCTGCAGGAAGCATAACAAAAGCAGTTGAACTTGTAAGAAAGAGATATTCCAATTTAAAAAGAATTGAGGTTGAAACAGAAAGTTTGGACATGGTTAAAGAGGCACTGGATTGCAAGGCTGATATTATAATGCTTGATAATATGAATCTTGAATTAATCAAGCAGTCTGTTGAATTGATAAACGGCCGGGCTCTAATTGAAGTTTCAGGCAATGTAAATCTAGATACTGTTTCAGATATCGCGAAAACAGGAGTTGATTTTATCTCAACCGGTGCTATTACACATTCATATAAATCGATGGATTTAAGTTTGAGGATAATGTAA
- a CDS encoding glycoside hydrolase family 13 protein, producing MGNWWKEGVVYQVYPRSFYDSNGDGIGDLKGIIQKLDYLKELGVDIIWLNPIYKSPNADNGYDISDYYDIMDEFGTMEDFENLLDEAHKRGIKIIMDLVVNHSSDEHIWFIESRKSKDNPYRDYYIWRKGRGENAPNNWTSFFSGSAWEYDENTDEYYLHLFAVKQPDLNWENENLRKEVYKMMKWWLDKGIDGFRMDVINFISKVDGLPDDEDNKGLVGFKYYANGPRVHEYLQEMNREVLSKYDIMTVGETPGVTPEIGRLYVDNDRNELNMIFQFELMDIDSGKGGKWDVVPWKLTDFKRIMYKWYEGLKEKGWNSVYLNNHDQPRLVSRFGNDKEYRVESAKLLATFIHTWQGTPYIYQGEEIGMTNVAFDSIDDYRDIETINWYNEMLEKGLTPKEILEPIYKKGRDNARTPMQWDDTENAGFTKGIPWIKVNPNYKEINVKKALEDKNSVFYYYKKLIELRKKYPVIVYGDINLLFEDDEKIFAYTRSFEGQNILVLMNFSKDEVEIEIPKKLIESKMEILIGNYEVKDCLQDKVIFKPYEARVYKY from the coding sequence ATGGGTAATTGGTGGAAGGAAGGCGTTGTATATCAGGTTTATCCAAGAAGTTTTTATGATTCAAACGGGGATGGAATTGGAGATTTAAAGGGAATAATTCAAAAACTCGATTACCTTAAGGAGCTTGGGGTGGATATCATCTGGCTGAATCCAATTTACAAATCACCTAATGCAGATAATGGCTATGATATAAGCGATTATTATGATATTATGGATGAGTTTGGAACTATGGAGGATTTTGAAAATCTTCTTGATGAAGCCCATAAAAGAGGGATTAAAATCATAATGGACCTTGTTGTCAATCATTCATCAGATGAACATATATGGTTTATAGAATCGAGAAAATCAAAGGATAACCCGTATAGGGATTATTACATATGGAGAAAAGGAAGAGGCGAAAATGCTCCAAACAATTGGACATCATTCTTTTCAGGTTCTGCGTGGGAGTATGATGAAAATACTGATGAATACTATCTTCATTTGTTTGCAGTAAAACAGCCGGATTTAAATTGGGAAAACGAAAACTTGAGAAAAGAAGTATACAAGATGATGAAGTGGTGGCTTGATAAGGGAATAGATGGGTTCAGGATGGACGTTATAAATTTCATTTCAAAGGTTGATGGGCTTCCTGATGATGAAGATAACAAAGGGCTTGTAGGGTTTAAATACTATGCTAATGGCCCAAGGGTTCATGAATACCTTCAGGAGATGAATAGAGAGGTTTTATCTAAATATGATATCATGACAGTTGGAGAAACTCCTGGAGTCACGCCTGAAATAGGAAGGCTTTATGTTGATAATGATAGAAATGAGCTTAATATGATATTCCAATTTGAACTTATGGACATAGACTCTGGAAAGGGCGGAAAATGGGATGTTGTGCCATGGAAACTTACTGATTTTAAGAGGATAATGTATAAATGGTATGAAGGTCTTAAGGAAAAGGGTTGGAATTCGGTTTATCTTAACAACCACGACCAGCCAAGGCTTGTTTCAAGGTTTGGAAACGATAAAGAATATAGGGTAGAGTCAGCCAAACTACTTGCAACATTTATTCACACATGGCAGGGAACGCCATATATTTATCAGGGTGAAGAAATTGGAATGACCAATGTTGCATTTGATAGTATCGATGACTATAGAGATATTGAAACAATAAACTGGTATAATGAAATGCTTGAAAAGGGTTTAACTCCAAAGGAGATTCTTGAGCCGATTTATAAAAAGGGAAGGGATAACGCAAGAACTCCAATGCAGTGGGATGATACAGAAAATGCAGGATTTACAAAAGGAATTCCTTGGATTAAAGTAAATCCTAATTATAAGGAGATAAACGTTAAAAAGGCTCTTGAGGATAAGAACTCGGTTTTTTATTATTATAAAAAGCTTATTGAACTTAGAAAAAAGTATCCTGTTATTGTATATGGGGATATAAATCTATTGTTTGAGGATGATGAAAAGATATTTGCCTATACAAGAAGCTTTGAAGGACAAAATATTTTAGTTTTAATGAATTTCTCAAAGGATGAAGTTGAAATTGAAATACCAAAGAAATTAATAGAAAGTAAAATGGAAATTTTAATAGGCAATTATGAAGTTAAAGATTGCTTGCAGGATAAGGTTATTTTCAAGCCTTATGAGGCAAGGGTGTATAAATATTGA
- a CDS encoding sugar phosphorylase codes for MTDKIKEKLMLLYPDSDIDKIYSRIIELITDFKGNKKRIKDFSEEDVILITYGDQFRGNEQKPLKNLKMFCDEYLKGAVNTIHILPFYPYSSDDGFSVIDYEKVDDNLGSWEDIESFSQEYKLMFDFVCNHISSKSMWFQEYLKGNPIYKDYFIEVDKETDLSQVVRPRALPLLTEFDTVYGKKYIWTTFSDDQIDLNYKNPDVLINMIKILLFYIERGADLIRLDAIGYLWKEIGTRCIHLEQTHAVVQLFRDILDKVAPEVKIITETNVPHEENISYFGDGHNEAQLVYQFPLPPLILYTFINENSKVFTNWAKTIKPVSDETTYFNFLASHDGIGLNPLRGIVDEDEINKLVFTTIKRGGLVSYKNNSDGGQSPYELNISYFNALSDASEDVDIKIKKFLNAYSIILAMQGIPGIYVHSILGSKNYCEGVIQTGQNRSINREKFYLEKIVEDLNNDYIRNRIYNGFIKLLNIRKKSKAFSPKSEQKILDISSDVIAIIRSLDKQKVFSINNITSKEVKLILDIEEIGATKKEFESLSDKVDIITNDKYIMLNLKPYEFVWLAYE; via the coding sequence ATGACGGATAAAATAAAAGAAAAATTAATGCTTTTGTATCCCGACAGCGATATTGATAAAATTTATTCACGGATTATTGAATTGATAACTGATTTTAAAGGCAATAAAAAAAGAATTAAAGATTTTTCAGAGGAAGATGTAATTTTAATCACATATGGAGACCAGTTTAGAGGTAATGAACAAAAACCTTTAAAAAACTTAAAAATGTTTTGCGATGAATATTTAAAAGGAGCTGTAAACACAATTCATATACTTCCATTTTACCCTTATTCGTCAGACGATGGATTTTCGGTTATCGATTACGAAAAGGTAGATGATAATTTGGGAAGCTGGGAGGATATAGAAAGCTTTTCTCAAGAATATAAACTTATGTTTGATTTTGTATGCAACCACATATCATCAAAAAGCATGTGGTTTCAAGAATACTTAAAGGGCAATCCTATATATAAAGATTATTTTATAGAAGTTGACAAGGAAACGGATTTAAGTCAGGTCGTAAGGCCGAGGGCATTGCCTTTGCTTACCGAATTTGATACTGTTTATGGGAAAAAATATATTTGGACAACATTTAGTGATGACCAAATAGATTTAAACTACAAAAACCCTGATGTATTGATTAATATGATAAAAATACTTTTGTTTTACATAGAAAGAGGAGCAGATTTAATTAGATTAGATGCAATAGGATATCTTTGGAAGGAAATTGGGACAAGATGTATTCATTTAGAGCAGACCCATGCTGTCGTTCAGCTTTTCAGGGATATTTTAGATAAAGTAGCACCGGAGGTTAAAATAATCACAGAGACTAATGTCCCGCATGAAGAAAATATATCATACTTTGGAGACGGACATAATGAAGCTCAACTTGTTTATCAATTTCCACTTCCACCACTGATTTTGTATACATTTATCAATGAAAATTCTAAAGTTTTTACAAATTGGGCTAAAACTATTAAGCCAGTTTCAGATGAAACAACTTATTTCAATTTTTTAGCATCTCACGACGGTATAGGGTTGAATCCATTGAGAGGAATAGTTGACGAAGATGAAATAAATAAATTAGTCTTTACTACTATAAAGCGTGGTGGATTGGTTTCGTATAAAAACAATAGCGATGGAGGACAAAGTCCATATGAACTAAACATTTCATATTTCAATGCCCTAAGCGATGCATCTGAAGATGTAGATATCAAAATAAAGAAGTTCTTAAATGCTTATTCAATTATTTTAGCCATGCAAGGAATACCGGGAATATATGTCCACAGTATATTAGGCTCCAAAAATTATTGTGAAGGTGTTATTCAAACAGGCCAGAATAGGAGCATTAACAGAGAGAAATTCTACTTAGAAAAAATAGTAGAAGATTTAAATAACGATTATATAAGAAATAGAATTTACAATGGATTTATAAAATTATTAAATATAAGAAAGAAGTCTAAAGCATTTAGTCCAAAATCAGAACAAAAAATATTGGATATCAGCAGCGATGTGATTGCCATAATAAGGTCATTGGACAAGCAAAAAGTATTTTCGATTAACAATATTACTTCAAAAGAGGTTAAATTGATATTAGACATAGAGGAAATTGGTGCTACTAAAAAGGAATTTGAAAGCTTAAGCGATAAGGTTGATATAATAACGAATGATAAATATATAATGCTTAATTTAAAGCCATATGAATTTGTATGGCTTGCATATGAATAG
- a CDS encoding LacI family DNA-binding transcriptional regulator, protein MPVTIKDVAKLANVSISTVSRVINNASNVNPETKKAVLDAINKLNFKPNRIAQSLGANAFPAIGIVSSSRFSNEAFLPLILQSIGEVADRKNFEIVLTTAKDENQEIKKCLSLIESRIIQGIIILSSRINDHLIEKLHEIKFPFVLLGRETNDRIADEIYTVDTDNFTDSKEAVEYLFKLGHRRIGYIHGPLKYVVSYDRLNGFIEAHKEAALPVDYTIIQDGGYTIQEAYNAAKKILSSQTPPTAIFVNDDLKAVGVYRAAYEMNLTIPDDISIIGHNNYEISQILTPQLTTIDVPIRELGIVATNKLFDIISENEVEKRTILKTKFIERSSCRLI, encoded by the coding sequence ATGCCTGTTACTATTAAAGACGTTGCAAAGCTTGCAAACGTTTCTATATCTACTGTATCAAGAGTTATTAATAATGCCAGTAATGTAAACCCTGAAACAAAAAAAGCTGTTTTAGATGCAATAAACAAATTAAATTTTAAACCAAATAGAATCGCACAAAGCTTAGGGGCAAATGCTTTTCCTGCAATAGGAATTGTTTCATCATCAAGGTTTTCTAATGAAGCTTTCTTGCCTTTAATTCTTCAATCCATAGGCGAAGTTGCTGATAGAAAGAATTTTGAAATCGTTTTAACAACAGCAAAGGATGAAAACCAGGAAATTAAGAAGTGCCTTTCTTTAATCGAGAGTAGAATCATTCAGGGAATTATAATTTTAAGTTCAAGGATAAATGACCATTTGATTGAAAAGCTGCATGAGATTAAATTCCCATTTGTTTTGCTCGGAAGGGAGACTAACGATAGAATCGCAGATGAAATATATACTGTAGATACGGATAATTTCACAGATTCAAAAGAAGCAGTTGAATACCTTTTTAAATTAGGCCATAGAAGAATTGGATATATCCACGGTCCGTTAAAATATGTTGTAAGCTACGATAGGTTAAATGGATTTATTGAAGCTCATAAAGAAGCTGCCCTGCCTGTTGATTATACGATAATTCAAGATGGTGGCTACACTATCCAGGAAGCATATAATGCTGCGAAAAAAATATTGAGCTCCCAAACTCCTCCAACAGCAATTTTTGTTAATGATGATTTGAAAGCTGTTGGAGTATATCGTGCAGCATATGAAATGAATTTAACAATTCCAGATGATATTTCTATAATTGGCCACAATAATTACGAAATCTCTCAAATATTAACTCCTCAGCTTACAACAATAGATGTTCCAATAAGGGAACTTGGAATTGTTGCTACTAACAAGCTGTTTGATATTATTTCTGAAAATGAAGTTGAAAAAAGAACTATTTTAAAAACAAAATTTATAGAAAGAAGTTCATGCCGATTAATTTAA
- a CDS encoding Gfo/Idh/MocA family protein, protein MSTKLRVGIIGCGAIAFNKHLPALKKLDNVEIAAFCNRNIEKAHIAAKQFGADNAKVYEDYRQLLDDKAIDVVYVLTSNKTHSSITIEALLSGKHVMCEKPMAINSKEAEGMIQASKKSGKKLSIALQNRFRPDSQYLHKLCRNGELGEIYFAKAHALRRRAVPVWGEFLNKDMQGGGALIDIGVHALDLTLWLMNNYDVKYVVGNVYNKISQNADSFNVWGSWKEKSFSVEESGFGYVTMKNGATIFLECSWALNILQEDEAKVTLCGTKAGADMLDGVRINGEKYGQLYTLKPALEENSVKFYKGPLESAAEMETRLFIDSIINDKEPYVKPEEVLVVTKIIDAIYESSRTGKPVYFE, encoded by the coding sequence ATGTCAACAAAACTAAGGGTTGGAATTATAGGTTGTGGGGCAATAGCGTTTAACAAACATCTGCCTGCTCTTAAAAAACTTGATAATGTTGAAATAGCAGCATTTTGCAATAGAAATATTGAAAAGGCACACATTGCTGCAAAGCAGTTTGGAGCTGATAATGCAAAGGTTTATGAAGATTACAGACAACTTTTAGATGATAAAGCCATAGATGTTGTATATGTGTTGACATCTAACAAGACTCATTCAAGTATAACAATAGAAGCGTTATTGTCCGGAAAACATGTTATGTGTGAAAAGCCTATGGCGATTAATTCAAAGGAAGCCGAAGGGATGATTCAAGCCTCTAAAAAGTCTGGAAAAAAGCTTTCGATAGCACTTCAGAATAGATTTAGACCTGATTCACAATATTTGCACAAGTTATGCAGAAACGGAGAGCTTGGAGAAATATACTTTGCTAAGGCTCATGCCCTAAGAAGAAGAGCTGTTCCTGTTTGGGGTGAATTTCTAAACAAGGACATGCAAGGCGGAGGAGCTTTAATAGATATAGGTGTTCATGCTCTTGATTTAACGCTTTGGCTTATGAACAACTACGATGTAAAATATGTAGTTGGAAATGTGTATAATAAAATCAGCCAAAATGCGGATTCCTTCAATGTATGGGGAAGTTGGAAGGAAAAAAGTTTCTCTGTTGAAGAGTCTGGGTTTGGGTATGTAACTATGAAAAATGGAGCGACAATATTTTTAGAGTGCAGCTGGGCACTTAATATTTTGCAGGAAGATGAGGCAAAGGTCACCCTATGTGGAACAAAGGCTGGAGCTGACATGCTTGATGGGGTTAGAATAAATGGAGAAAAATATGGTCAGTTATATACATTAAAGCCTGCGCTTGAAGAAAATTCAGTTAAATTTTACAAAGGTCCTCTAGAAAGTGCAGCAGAAATGGAAACACGCCTATTTATAGATTCTATCATAAACGACAAGGAACCCTATGTAAAACCTGAAGAGGTTCTTGTTGTTACAAAAATTATAGATGCTATTTACGAATCATCAAGGACCGGAAAACCGGTGTATTTTGAATAA
- a CDS encoding H-type small acid-soluble spore protein, whose amino-acid sequence MDKNRAKQILNSTNTVEVQYENKPVWIEDVDGPSNVAKVRRLDNGMHLTVSVNDLHETGR is encoded by the coding sequence ATGGATAAAAACAGAGCAAAACAGATATTAAATTCAACAAACACAGTAGAGGTTCAGTATGAAAATAAACCTGTTTGGATTGAAGATGTTGACGGTCCTAGTAATGTTGCAAAGGTAAGAAGGCTTGATAATGGAATGCATTTGACGGTATCGGTTAACGATCTGCACGAGACGGGAAGGTAA
- a CDS encoding L-aspartate oxidase has protein sequence MNIECDVLIVGTGIAGLYTALNLREDLKIILVSKSKLTDTNTYLAQGGIATAKNVDDIPFFIEDTLRAGNYKNKIEAVNVLATESIDNINKLLQLGVEFDRSCGVLLYTKEGAHSTNRIVHHKDYTGKAVADSLINKIKKKKNINVFEETVLVDLIASDNKCIGGIFTKENKQINIFSKETVLATGGIGGLFKNSTNQRTLTGDGLAVAIKNGVRVKDLGYIQFHPTALYDNKDDRRFLISESLRGEGAILLNSKGERFVDELLPRDEVSAKIYDEIKKTNVPHVYLSVAHLNDSYVKNRFPKIYSECLKRGIDITKDYIPVAPAQHYFMGGIDVDLNSKTSMKNLYAVGEVACTGVHGDNRLASNSLLEGLVFSKRAAESINKEINSIEINIFNPKIIYDFEKAKRENINIIVEEIKKKRWDLKDELIYY, from the coding sequence ATGAATATTGAATGCGACGTTCTTATAGTTGGAACAGGAATAGCAGGGCTTTATACTGCACTTAATTTGAGAGAAGATTTAAAAATAATACTTGTTTCAAAGTCAAAACTTACAGATACAAACACATACTTAGCTCAGGGAGGAATTGCTACAGCAAAGAATGTGGATGATATTCCTTTTTTTATAGAAGATACTCTAAGGGCTGGAAACTACAAAAACAAAATTGAGGCAGTAAATGTTCTTGCAACTGAATCAATTGATAATATTAATAAATTACTCCAGCTTGGAGTTGAATTTGACAGGTCTTGTGGTGTCCTTCTATATACAAAGGAAGGTGCCCATAGCACAAATAGAATAGTTCACCATAAAGATTACACCGGAAAAGCTGTCGCAGATTCTCTAATTAATAAAATTAAAAAGAAGAAGAATATAAATGTCTTTGAGGAAACAGTATTAGTTGATTTAATTGCTTCAGACAATAAATGTATAGGCGGAATATTTACTAAAGAAAATAAACAAATCAACATTTTTTCAAAGGAAACAGTTCTTGCAACAGGTGGAATTGGTGGTCTCTTTAAAAACTCAACAAATCAGAGAACCTTGACTGGAGATGGATTAGCTGTTGCAATTAAAAATGGTGTTAGAGTAAAAGATTTAGGATATATTCAGTTTCATCCAACTGCCCTATATGATAATAAGGATGACAGAAGATTCTTAATTTCTGAGAGCCTTAGAGGCGAAGGGGCTATCCTTTTAAATTCAAAAGGTGAAAGGTTTGTAGATGAGCTTTTGCCACGGGATGAAGTTTCAGCTAAGATATATGATGAGATAAAAAAAACTAATGTTCCGCACGTTTATCTTAGCGTAGCCCATTTAAATGATTCTTATGTTAAAAACAGATTCCCCAAAATATACTCCGAATGTTTAAAAAGAGGAATAGATATTACAAAGGATTATATTCCTGTTGCTCCTGCACAACATTATTTTATGGGTGGAATTGATGTGGATTTAAACTCAAAAACATCTATGAAAAATCTTTATGCAGTTGGCGAGGTAGCTTGCACAGGAGTTCATGGTGATAATCGCCTTGCAAGCAACTCTCTTTTAGAAGGATTGGTATTTTCTAAAAGAGCTGCTGAAAGCATAAATAAAGAGATTAATTCTATTGAAATCAATATATTTAACCCCAAAATAATATATGATTTTGAAAAAGCAAAGAGAGAAAATATAAATATTATTGTAGAAGAAATAAAGAAGAAGAGGTGGGATTTGAAGGATGAACTTATATACTATTGA
- the nadA gene encoding quinolinate synthase NadA produces MMIDKIKKLKDERDALILAHNYQIPEVIDVADYVGDSFYLSQVAKESDKKVIVFCGVHFMAESAKILSPEKTVLLPVKDAGCPLAEMVDIDELEKFKKQHPDAAFVCYINTNADIKALCDVTVTSSNAVKIIKKIPNKKIVFLPDKNLGEFVKENVPEKDIILWAGFCPTHRRISKENIISMKRIVQDLVVLAHPECEKEVREIADFVGSTKEIIDYATNTNYTNYLIATEEGVIHSLKKMNPDKNFYVPGLSATCPNMKKTRLEDVYESLLFMKHEINIDEDIAAKARKALEKMLELAR; encoded by the coding sequence ATGATGATAGATAAAATCAAGAAATTAAAAGATGAAAGGGATGCCTTAATACTTGCCCACAATTATCAGATTCCAGAAGTCATCGATGTAGCTGACTATGTTGGAGACTCATTTTATCTTAGTCAGGTTGCAAAGGAATCAGATAAAAAGGTTATTGTATTTTGCGGTGTCCATTTTATGGCTGAAAGTGCAAAAATTCTTTCTCCTGAAAAAACAGTTCTTCTTCCTGTAAAGGATGCAGGATGCCCACTTGCCGAAATGGTGGATATAGACGAGCTTGAAAAGTTTAAGAAGCAACACCCTGACGCTGCCTTTGTTTGTTACATAAATACAAATGCTGATATAAAAGCCCTATGTGATGTAACCGTAACTTCATCCAATGCAGTAAAAATAATTAAGAAAATCCCAAACAAAAAAATTGTCTTTCTTCCTGATAAAAACTTAGGTGAATTCGTTAAAGAAAATGTTCCAGAAAAGGACATTATTCTTTGGGCTGGATTTTGCCCAACCCATAGAAGGATTTCAAAGGAAAATATAATATCAATGAAAAGAATTGTTCAAGATTTAGTTGTCCTCGCTCACCCAGAATGTGAAAAAGAAGTCAGGGAAATCGCCGACTTTGTAGGCAGCACAAAGGAAATAATTGATTATGCAACAAATACAAACTATACGAATTACCTGATTGCTACTGAAGAAGGCGTAATCCACTCTTTAAAGAAAATGAACCCAGATAAGAATTTTTATGTTCCTGGGCTATCAGCTACTTGTCCAAATATGAAAAAGACAAGGCTTGAGGACGTATATGAGAGCCTTCTTTTTATGAAGCATGAAATAAATATTGATGAAGATATAGCAGCTAAAGCAAGAAAAGCTTTAGAAAAAATGCTTGAATTAGCAAGGTGA